One Streptomyces mobaraensis NBRC 13819 = DSM 40847 DNA segment encodes these proteins:
- the rpsB gene encoding 30S ribosomal protein S2, giving the protein MAVVTMRELLESGVHFGHQTRRWNPKMKRFIFTERNGIYIIDLLQSLSYIDRAYEFVKETVAHGGSIMFVGTKKQAQEAIAEQATRVGMPYVNQRWLGGMLTNFSTVYKRLQRLKELELIDFEDVAASGLTKKELLVLSREKAKLEKTLGGIREMQKVPSAVWIVDTKKEHIAVGEARKLRIPVVAILDTNCDPDEVDYKIPGNDDAIRSVTLLTRVIADAVAEGLIARSGAATGDQKPGEKAGEPLAEWERDLLEGEKKAEEAPAAAEAPAAEAEAKPAADAEQA; this is encoded by the coding sequence ATGGCCGTCGTCACGATGCGGGAGCTGCTGGAGAGCGGCGTCCACTTCGGTCACCAGACCCGTCGTTGGAACCCGAAGATGAAGCGTTTCATCTTCACGGAGCGCAACGGCATCTACATCATCGACCTGCTCCAGTCGCTGTCGTACATCGACCGCGCCTACGAGTTCGTCAAGGAGACCGTCGCGCACGGCGGCTCCATCATGTTCGTCGGTACGAAGAAGCAGGCCCAGGAGGCGATCGCCGAGCAGGCGACCCGCGTCGGCATGCCATACGTCAACCAGCGCTGGCTGGGCGGCATGCTCACCAACTTCTCGACCGTCTACAAGCGCCTGCAGCGCCTGAAGGAGCTCGAGCTCATCGACTTCGAGGACGTGGCCGCCTCCGGCCTCACCAAGAAGGAGCTCCTGGTCCTCTCCCGCGAGAAGGCCAAGCTGGAGAAGACCCTCGGCGGTATCCGCGAGATGCAGAAGGTGCCCAGCGCCGTCTGGATCGTGGACACCAAGAAGGAGCACATCGCCGTCGGTGAGGCGCGCAAGCTCCGCATCCCGGTCGTCGCCATCCTCGACACCAACTGCGACCCCGACGAGGTCGACTACAAGATCCCGGGCAACGACGACGCGATCCGCTCCGTCACCCTGCTCACCCGCGTGATCGCCGACGCCGTCGCCGAGGGCCTCATCGCCCGTTCCGGTGCCGCGACCGGCGACCAGAAGCCGGGCGAGAAGGCCGGCGAGCCGCTGGCCGAGTGGGAGCGCGACCTGCTCGAGGGCGAGAAGAAGGCCGAGGAGGCCCCGGCCGCCGCCGAGGCTCCGGCCGCCGAGGCCGAGGCCAAGCCGGCCGCGGACGCCGAGCAGGCCTGA
- the whiG gene encoding RNA polymerase sigma factor WhiG → MPQQPSGSDRAAAPPAARGATRPPAPSTLDELWRSYKATGDERLREQLILHYSPLVKYVAGRVSVGLPSNVEQADFVSSGIFGLIDAIEKFDPARSIKFETYAITRIRGAMIDELRALDWIPRSVRQKARAVERAYATLEATLHRTPSEAEVAAEMGIPVEELHTVFSQLSLANVVALEELLHVGGEGGDRLSLMDTLEDTAADDPVEVAEDHELRRLLARAVNTLPEREKTVVTLYYYEGLTLAEIGQVLGVTESRVSQIHTKSVLQLRAKLADVGR, encoded by the coding sequence ATGCCCCAGCAACCCTCCGGATCGGACCGCGCGGCGGCGCCGCCCGCGGCGCGCGGCGCCACCCGCCCGCCCGCACCCTCGACCCTCGACGAGCTGTGGCGCTCGTACAAGGCCACGGGTGACGAAAGGCTGCGGGAGCAGCTCATCCTCCACTACTCGCCGCTGGTGAAGTACGTGGCGGGACGGGTCAGCGTCGGACTGCCGTCCAATGTGGAGCAGGCGGACTTCGTCTCGTCCGGGATCTTCGGACTGATCGACGCGATCGAGAAGTTCGACCCCGCCCGCTCCATCAAGTTCGAGACCTACGCGATCACCCGCATCCGGGGCGCGATGATCGACGAACTGCGGGCGCTGGACTGGATCCCCCGGTCGGTCCGGCAGAAGGCGCGGGCCGTGGAGCGCGCCTACGCCACCCTGGAGGCCACCCTCCACCGGACGCCCTCCGAGGCGGAGGTGGCCGCCGAGATGGGCATCCCGGTCGAGGAACTGCACACCGTCTTCAGTCAGTTGTCCCTGGCGAACGTCGTCGCCTTGGAGGAGTTGCTGCACGTCGGGGGCGAGGGTGGCGACCGGCTCAGCCTGATGGACACCCTGGAGGACACGGCGGCCGACGACCCCGTCGAGGTCGCCGAGGACCACGAGCTGCGCCGGCTGCTCGCCCGGGCCGTCAACACCCTCCCGGAACGGGAGAAGACGGTGGTCACCCTCTACTACTACGAGGGGCTCACCCTCGCCGAGATCGGCCAGGTGCTCGGCGTCACCGAGAGCCGGGTCAGTCAGATCCACACCAAGTCGGTGCTGCAGCTGCGGGCCAAGCTCGCGGACGTGGGCCGCTGA
- the rlmN gene encoding 23S rRNA (adenine(2503)-C(2))-methyltransferase RlmN, with product MARPAPGELTFVAPRGAKKPPRHLADLSPAERKEAVAAIGEKPFRAKQLSQHYFARYAHDPAQWTDIPAAAREKLAGELLPELMSVVRHISCDDDTTRKTLWRLHDGKLVESVLMRYPDRVTMCISSQAGCGMNCPFCATGQAGLDRNLSTAEIVHQIVDGMRALRDGEVPGGPARLSNIVFMGMGEPLANYKRVVGAIRRLTDPEPDGLGLSQRGITVSTVGLVPAMHRFADEGFKCRLAVSLHAPDDELRDTLVPVNTRWKVREVLDAAWEYAEKSGRRISIEYALIRDINDQAWRGDLLGRLLKGKRVHVNLIPLNPTPGSKWTASRPEDERAFVAAIAAHGVPVTVRDTRGQEIDGACGQLAATER from the coding sequence GTGGCACGTCCGGCTCCCGGTGAGCTCACTTTCGTCGCCCCCCGCGGAGCCAAGAAGCCCCCGCGGCACCTCGCCGACCTCTCGCCCGCGGAGCGCAAGGAGGCCGTCGCCGCCATCGGTGAGAAGCCGTTCCGGGCGAAGCAGCTGTCCCAGCACTACTTCGCGCGGTACGCGCACGATCCCGCGCAGTGGACGGACATCCCGGCCGCCGCCCGCGAGAAGCTCGCGGGCGAACTGCTGCCGGAGCTGATGAGCGTCGTACGGCACATCTCGTGCGACGACGACACCACCCGCAAGACGCTGTGGCGGCTGCACGACGGCAAGCTCGTCGAGTCCGTCCTGATGCGGTACCCGGACCGGGTCACCATGTGCATCAGCTCGCAGGCCGGCTGCGGGATGAACTGCCCGTTCTGCGCCACCGGCCAGGCCGGCCTGGACCGCAACCTGTCGACCGCCGAGATCGTGCACCAGATCGTCGACGGCATGCGGGCGCTGCGCGACGGCGAGGTCCCGGGAGGCCCGGCGCGGTTGTCGAACATCGTCTTCATGGGTATGGGCGAGCCGCTGGCCAACTACAAGCGCGTCGTCGGCGCCATCCGCCGGCTGACCGACCCGGAGCCCGACGGCCTGGGGCTGTCGCAGCGCGGCATCACTGTGTCCACCGTCGGCCTGGTACCGGCGATGCACCGGTTCGCCGACGAGGGCTTCAAGTGCCGCCTCGCGGTCTCGCTGCACGCGCCCGACGACGAGCTGCGCGACACACTCGTGCCGGTCAACACCCGCTGGAAGGTCCGCGAGGTCCTGGACGCGGCCTGGGAGTACGCGGAGAAGTCCGGCCGCCGGATCTCCATCGAGTACGCCCTGATCCGGGACATCAACGACCAGGCGTGGCGCGGCGACCTGCTGGGCCGGCTGCTCAAGGGCAAGCGGGTGCACGTCAACCTGATCCCCCTGAACCCCACGCCGGGCTCGAAGTGGACGGCGTCCCGTCCCGAGGACGAGCGGGCGTTCGTCGCGGCGATCGCCGCGCACGGCGTCCCGGTCACCGTCCGGGACACGCGCGGCCAGGAGATCGACGGCGCCTGCGGCCAGCTGGCGGCGACCGAGCGCTGA
- the pyrH gene encoding UMP kinase: MNQGADAHRAADGKSDDHGKPRRFLLKLSGEAFAGGGGLGVDPDIVHAIAREIAAVVREGYEIAVVIGGGNFFRGAELQQRGMDRARSDYMGMLGTVMNSLALQDFLVKEGVETRVQTGITMGQVAEPFIPLRAVRHLEKGRVVIFGAGMGMPYFSTDTTAAQRALEIHAEAILMGKNGVDGIYDSDPKKNPAAVKFDALEYGEVLARGLKVADATAISLCMDNKLPILVFELLAEGNIARAVKGEKIGTLVSDQGTRD; this comes from the coding sequence ATGAATCAGGGTGCGGACGCCCACCGGGCCGCCGACGGCAAGAGCGACGACCACGGGAAACCCCGCCGGTTCCTGCTGAAACTGTCCGGCGAGGCCTTCGCCGGCGGCGGAGGGCTCGGTGTCGACCCCGATATCGTGCACGCCATCGCCCGGGAGATCGCGGCCGTGGTCCGCGAGGGCTACGAGATCGCCGTCGTCATCGGCGGCGGCAACTTCTTCCGCGGCGCCGAGCTCCAGCAGCGCGGCATGGACCGGGCGCGCTCCGACTACATGGGCATGCTCGGCACGGTGATGAACAGCCTCGCCCTCCAGGATTTCCTGGTGAAGGAGGGGGTGGAGACCCGGGTCCAGACCGGCATCACCATGGGCCAGGTCGCCGAGCCGTTCATCCCGCTGCGCGCCGTGCGCCACCTGGAGAAGGGCCGCGTCGTGATCTTCGGCGCGGGCATGGGCATGCCCTACTTCTCCACCGACACCACCGCCGCCCAGCGCGCCCTGGAGATCCACGCCGAGGCGATCCTCATGGGCAAGAACGGCGTCGACGGGATCTACGACTCGGACCCGAAGAAGAACCCCGCCGCGGTGAAGTTCGACGCCCTGGAGTACGGCGAGGTGCTGGCGCGCGGCCTGAAGGTCGCCGACGCCACCGCCATCAGCCTGTGCATGGACAACAAGCTGCCGATCCTGGTGTTCGAGCTGCTCGCCGAGGGCAACATCGCCCGCGCCGTCAAGGGTGAGAAGATCGGCACGCTCGTGAGCGACCAGGGCACGCGGGACTGA
- the dprA gene encoding DNA-processing protein DprA, whose protein sequence is MAAWNGSAAGNGSAAGADRSAATAGRERAGSGTGAGGAGSGTGAGGHDEERLARAALTRLTEPGDEVVGRWLRELGAPALVRGLVGDGPAPKGARSERLAGCRARAATLDPAGDLAAVARLGGRFVCPGEPEWPTQLDDLGDARPLGLWVRGPADLRLWALRSVAVVGARACSDYGSHVAALLGAGLAERGWVVVSGAAYGVDGAAHRGALAAGGATAAVLACGVDVPYPRGHAQLLDRIAEQGLVLAELPPGGHPTRSRFVLRNRVIAALTRGTVVVEAEYRSGSLVTARRARALGRHTMGVPGPVTSGLSAGVHELLREGATLVTDADEVAELVGAMGELAPERRGPAVPRDLLAPEAAAVLDAVPGPGGDTARIALNAGLSRDTTLGRLYELHGLGFVARRGDRWRPVARASTSVPSKPLGRRPPMRRGGS, encoded by the coding sequence ATGGCTGCCTGGAACGGATCGGCTGCCGGGAACGGGTCGGCGGCCGGGGCGGATCGGTCGGCGGCCACCGCCGGGAGGGAACGCGCGGGATCCGGTACCGGCGCGGGAGGGGCGGGATCCGGTACCGGCGCGGGAGGGCACGACGAGGAACGGCTGGCCCGGGCCGCGTTGACGCGGCTCACCGAGCCCGGGGACGAGGTCGTGGGGCGCTGGTTACGGGAGTTGGGCGCTCCCGCGCTGGTGCGCGGGCTCGTCGGGGACGGGCCGGCGCCGAAGGGGGCCCGGAGCGAGCGGCTGGCCGGGTGCCGGGCCCGAGCCGCGACCCTGGACCCCGCGGGCGATCTCGCCGCGGTGGCCCGGCTCGGCGGGCGGTTCGTCTGCCCCGGCGAGCCCGAGTGGCCGACGCAGCTCGACGACCTCGGGGACGCCCGGCCGCTCGGCCTCTGGGTGCGGGGCCCCGCCGACCTCCGGCTGTGGGCCCTGCGGTCCGTGGCCGTGGTGGGCGCCCGGGCGTGCAGCGACTACGGCTCGCACGTGGCGGCCCTCCTCGGCGCCGGGCTCGCCGAGCGCGGCTGGGTGGTCGTCTCCGGCGCGGCCTACGGGGTCGACGGCGCGGCCCACCGCGGGGCGCTGGCCGCCGGCGGGGCGACCGCGGCCGTCCTGGCCTGCGGAGTGGACGTGCCCTACCCGCGCGGCCACGCCCAACTGCTGGACCGGATAGCGGAACAGGGCCTCGTCCTCGCCGAACTCCCGCCGGGCGGCCACCCCACCCGCAGCCGGTTCGTCCTCCGGAACCGGGTCATCGCCGCCCTCACCCGTGGAACGGTCGTCGTGGAGGCGGAGTACCGCAGCGGGTCGCTCGTCACGGCGCGCCGCGCCCGGGCGTTGGGCCGGCACACGATGGGCGTCCCCGGCCCGGTCACCTCCGGCCTCTCGGCCGGCGTGCACGAACTGCTGCGCGAGGGCGCCACACTGGTGACCGACGCCGACGAGGTCGCCGAACTGGTGGGCGCCATGGGCGAGCTGGCGCCCGAACGTCGGGGCCCCGCCGTTCCCCGCGACCTCCTCGCCCCCGAGGCGGCGGCCGTGCTGGACGCCGTCCCCGGCCCCGGCGGCGACACCGCTCGGATCGCCCTCAACGCCGGGCTGAGCAGGGACACCACCCTCGGCAGGCTCTACGAACTGCACGGCCTGGGCTTCGTCGCGCGCCGGGGCGACCGGTGGCGCCCGGTCGCCCGGGCGTCAACATCCGTCCCCTCCAAGCCCCTCGGACGGCGCCCCCCGATGCGGCGAGGCGGTTCTTGA
- the tsf gene encoding translation elongation factor Ts has protein sequence MANFTAADVKKLRELTGAGMMDCKKALDEAEGNLEKAVEIVRVKGLKGVAKRESRTTENGAVVSSIADDNTSGVIVELKCETDFVAKGEKFIAVAEALAAHVAKTAPADIEALLASEIEAGKTVQAFIDEANATLGEKIVVDRFAAFAGGYVSAYMHRTAADLPPQVGVLVELDKENAEVAKDVAQHIAAFAPKFLSRDAIPAEVVENERRVAEATAREEGKPEAALPKIVEGRVTGFFKEQVLLDQPFAKDNKKTVQKILDEAGVTLKRFARIRVGA, from the coding sequence ATGGCGAACTTCACCGCCGCTGACGTCAAGAAGCTCCGTGAGCTCACCGGCGCCGGCATGATGGACTGCAAGAAGGCGCTCGACGAGGCCGAGGGCAACCTCGAGAAGGCCGTCGAGATCGTCCGCGTCAAGGGCCTGAAGGGCGTCGCCAAGCGCGAGTCCCGCACGACCGAGAACGGCGCCGTCGTCTCCTCCATCGCCGACGACAACACCTCCGGTGTCATCGTCGAGCTGAAGTGCGAGACCGACTTCGTCGCCAAGGGCGAGAAGTTCATCGCCGTGGCCGAGGCGCTCGCCGCCCACGTCGCCAAGACCGCCCCCGCCGACATCGAGGCGCTGCTCGCGTCCGAGATCGAGGCCGGCAAGACCGTCCAGGCGTTCATCGACGAGGCCAACGCCACCCTGGGCGAGAAGATCGTCGTGGACCGCTTCGCCGCGTTCGCCGGCGGCTACGTCTCCGCGTACATGCACCGCACCGCCGCGGACCTGCCCCCGCAGGTCGGCGTCCTGGTCGAGCTGGACAAGGAGAACGCCGAGGTCGCGAAGGACGTCGCGCAGCACATCGCCGCGTTCGCGCCGAAGTTCCTCTCCCGTGACGCCATCCCGGCCGAGGTCGTGGAGAACGAGCGCCGCGTCGCCGAGGCCACCGCGCGCGAGGAGGGCAAGCCCGAGGCCGCCCTGCCGAAGATCGTCGAGGGTCGCGTCACCGGCTTCTTCAAGGAGCAGGTCCTGCTGGACCAGCCCTTCGCCAAGGACAACAAGAAGACCGTCCAGAAGATCCTGGACGAGGCCGGTGTCACGCTGAAGCGCTTCGCCCGCATCCGCGTCGGCGCCTGA
- the frr gene encoding ribosome recycling factor, translating to MIEEILLEAEEKMEKAVVVAKEDFAAIRTGRAHPAMFNKIVADYYGALTPINQLASFSVPEPRMAVVTPFDKSALRNIEQAIRDSDLGVNPSNDGNIIRVNFPELTEERRREFIKVAKGKGEDAKVSIRSIRRKAKDALDKLVKDKESGEDEVRRAEKELDDTTAKYVAQVDELLKHKESELLEV from the coding sequence GTGATCGAAGAGATCCTCCTCGAAGCCGAGGAGAAGATGGAGAAGGCCGTTGTGGTCGCCAAGGAGGACTTCGCGGCGATCCGCACCGGGCGTGCGCACCCGGCGATGTTCAACAAGATCGTGGCGGACTACTACGGTGCGCTGACGCCCATCAACCAGCTGGCGTCGTTCTCGGTCCCCGAGCCGCGCATGGCCGTGGTGACCCCGTTCGACAAGAGCGCGCTGCGCAACATCGAGCAGGCCATCCGCGACTCCGACCTGGGCGTCAACCCCAGCAACGACGGCAACATCATCCGAGTGAACTTCCCCGAGCTCACCGAGGAGCGCCGCCGGGAGTTCATCAAGGTCGCCAAGGGCAAGGGCGAGGACGCCAAGGTCTCGATCCGCTCCATCCGCCGCAAGGCCAAGGACGCCCTGGACAAGCTCGTCAAGGACAAGGAGTCCGGCGAGGACGAGGTGCGCCGCGCCGAGAAGGAGCTCGACGACACCACCGCGAAGTACGTGGCGCAGGTGGACGAGCTGCTCAAGCACAAGGAATCCGAGCTGCTCGAGGTCTGA
- a CDS encoding TetR/AcrR family transcriptional regulator — protein MAEHRTMQRDALLDAARSLLSEGGTEALTFPALAERTGLARSSVYEYFRSRAAVVEELCAVDFPVWAAEVESAMAEAETPEAKIEAYVRRQLALVGDRRHRAVVAISAGELDAAAREKIRAAHGGLIAMVGDALVALGHEEPRLVAMMLQGVVDSAVRRIELGVEEPERVTAVAVGMALRGVRG, from the coding sequence GTGGCCGAGCACCGGACGATGCAGCGCGACGCCCTGCTGGACGCCGCCCGCTCCCTGCTGTCCGAGGGCGGTACGGAAGCGCTCACCTTCCCCGCCCTCGCCGAGCGCACCGGGCTCGCTCGGTCCTCCGTCTACGAGTACTTCCGCTCCCGCGCGGCCGTCGTCGAGGAGCTGTGCGCCGTCGACTTCCCCGTCTGGGCGGCCGAGGTCGAGTCCGCCATGGCGGAGGCGGAGACGCCCGAGGCGAAGATCGAGGCGTATGTCCGGCGGCAGCTGGCCCTGGTCGGGGACCGGCGGCACCGTGCCGTCGTCGCGATCTCGGCCGGCGAGCTGGACGCCGCCGCCCGGGAGAAGATCCGGGCCGCGCATGGTGGGTTGATCGCCATGGTGGGCGACGCGCTGGTGGCTCTGGGGCATGAGGAGCCGCGGCTCGTCGCGATGATGCTGCAGGGCGTCGTGGACTCGGCTGTCCGGCGGATCGAGCTCGGGGTGGAGGAGCCGGAGCGGGTCACCGCTGTCGCGGTGGGGATGGCGCTGCGCGGGGTTCGGGGCTGA
- a CDS encoding phosphatidate cytidylyltransferase, translated as MNDASWGTPSRAGQWGSADRHTPFPAGPVREAAGAAQTRPMPIVPDAGGDQEDRDQGAAHLGGPLFRDERDHSDDRDRGEPDIRPHEPAAPQAPKAGKKSAGRDLRAAIGVGLGLGAVIVASLFVYKPVFLGVIVIAVVVGLWELTSRLAERKGIKAPLVPLAIGGAAMTVAGYVDGAEGAWVAMALTALAVLVWRMTEPPDDYLKDVTAGIFAAFYVPFLATFVALMLAADDGAWRVLTFLILTVVSDTGAYAVGWRFGKRKLAPRISPGKTREGLIGAVLFAMAAGALCMRFLIDDGVWWQGLLLGLAVAVSATLGDLGESMIKRDLGIKDMGRLLPGHGGIMDRLDSLLPTAPVVWLLLVAFVGAG; from the coding sequence ATGAACGACGCATCCTGGGGAACCCCGTCGCGCGCCGGGCAGTGGGGATCCGCCGACCGGCACACCCCGTTCCCGGCGGGTCCAGTGCGCGAAGCGGCCGGGGCGGCGCAGACTCGGCCCATGCCGATCGTGCCCGACGCAGGCGGAGACCAGGAGGACCGTGACCAGGGGGCCGCTCACCTCGGTGGCCCCCTGTTCCGTGACGAACGCGACCACAGCGACGACCGCGACCGAGGGGAGCCCGACATCCGGCCGCACGAACCCGCCGCCCCCCAGGCGCCCAAAGCGGGGAAGAAGAGCGCGGGCCGCGACCTGAGGGCCGCGATAGGGGTGGGCCTGGGGCTCGGCGCGGTCATCGTCGCCTCGCTCTTCGTCTACAAGCCCGTCTTCCTCGGCGTGATCGTGATCGCCGTGGTCGTCGGGCTCTGGGAGCTGACCTCGCGGCTCGCGGAGCGCAAGGGCATCAAGGCGCCGCTGGTGCCGCTCGCCATCGGCGGGGCCGCGATGACCGTCGCGGGGTACGTGGACGGCGCCGAGGGCGCGTGGGTGGCCATGGCCCTCACCGCGCTCGCCGTGCTGGTCTGGCGGATGACCGAGCCGCCGGACGACTACCTCAAGGACGTCACGGCGGGCATCTTCGCCGCGTTCTACGTGCCGTTCCTGGCCACCTTCGTGGCTCTGATGCTGGCCGCCGACGACGGTGCCTGGCGGGTGCTGACCTTTCTGATCCTCACGGTGGTCAGCGACACCGGCGCCTACGCGGTCGGCTGGCGCTTCGGCAAGCGCAAGCTGGCGCCGCGCATCAGCCCCGGCAAGACCCGCGAGGGCCTGATCGGCGCCGTGCTGTTCGCCATGGCGGCGGGCGCGCTGTGCATGCGCTTCCTGATCGACGACGGGGTGTGGTGGCAGGGCCTGCTGCTCGGCCTGGCCGTCGCGGTGAGCGCGACCCTGGGCGACCTCGGCGAGTCGATGATCAAGCGCGACCTGGGCATCAAGGACATGGGCCGACTGCTGCCGGGCCACGGCGGGATCATGGACCGCCTGGATTCGCTGCTGCCGACCGCGCCGGTGGTGTGGCTGCTGCTGGTGGCTTTCGTCGGCGCGGGCTGA